The genome window ggaggaggagggatgagagacacagggttagacCATGAAAGGAATGACAGAGGAAGGGAGTGAGAGATGTAGgcgaggggaggagcagagtgagggaggagcagagtaAAGAGAATGAGGGCGGGAAGAGTGATCGAAGGGAGGGTTGGAAGATAGGaggaatgagaggggggggaagaggaaggaattagggcggtggggggggggcatggcgcAAAGGTGGGCAGTGCTTCAATCACTCATGTCTGatgaaggaaaggagagagagagagggagagagagagagagagagagagagagagagagagagagagagagagagagagagagagagagagagagagagagagagagagagatgtggcaGAAGTGAGtgtgagggaagagagagagagagaggggaacagaAAGAGGTAGGGGAGAGGACCTGGAGGGTCATAGGAGTGGTGAGGTTCTGCCAGTCTTGGGTCGCGGGGTCACCTCTGTCTCCCAGGGTGTGTTGGAGGTATGGGGTGTGCTCTGCTCTCACTGCTGCTCTTTTCTCTGATCCGCCAGCAGCACCTCCCAGGTACCGTAGCTCTCTGACTCATCCCGACAAAGTATTACTCTACAATGACTAAGAAAGCATTTGAACATAATGTTGAGATTGTTCTATAACTACAGTATGTCCATATTGTAAAACAATGTGAGTGCGTGTTGTTGGGTTGAGAAACGCTTTAAAGTTAAGAGATGATAatgatagagcgagagagcgagaaaaaGAGAGTTAGAGTGTGTTTTAGGGTCTAGGCTGTAGGGTTTAGAAGGGTATAAAGTGGAGGTTGTAGATGGGATGAGATGGagtattgtgtgttttttaggGTGTTGCAATCAAGGTATAGGAGACAGGTTGTGTATTTCCGGTATAGGACTCAGGCAATAGGTTATGGGAGATAGGGTATAGGGTATATGAGACATGTCGTAGGGTGCCTGTTAGTGTTAAGGAGACAGGGAATAGGAGATAGGGTATAGGGTATAGGAGGCAAGTTGTCAGATGTATGTTAGGGTTTAGGAGACAGGGTATAGGGTATAGGAGACAGGCTTCAGGCTGTTGTGAGGACGATGGTAATGAAGGTTGACTGCTGCTGCCACGGCTGGGCGTAGAAAGCCACTTGATGAGGCAACCGTGTGACTCTGAGGAGGAGCTTAACCTGTCCTCACGACACACTCTGATACCCCACCCTGCCAGGGAGACTGCAGCTCTGATGGGCTGTAAATCAACAGCAATTGTCCACAGTTGTTTCCTCTCcaccaaaataataacaaggGGAATGTTCATCAATCTGTGTTTAATGACATCTGGTGTGGCCTAACAGAGCACTAATGCCTCTGTAACTGGATTTATTTGTAGCTTGATTTGTTTAGTTACTGATGGTAGAGTTGTATCAGCATGATGCTtcctgctgcttctgctgctgtaTTCCAGTGTTGTCACATCATCCTCAGTGTGTGTTCTAGTTTGTAGTCACATCTTCCTCAGTGTGTTCCAGTGTGTTGTGACATCATCCTCATTGTGTGTTCTAGTTTGTAGTCACATCTTCCTCAGTGTGTTCCAGTGTGTTGTAACATCATCCTCATTGTGTGTTCTAGTTTGTAGtcacatcatcctcatcctcttcctcagtgTGTGTTCCAGTGTGTACTGACATCATCCTCAGTGTGTTCCGGTCTGTAGTAACCTCATGCTGCTGTCCATCTAGGTGTGCACTGTGAGGTAGACATCAACGAATGCGACAGTGTGCCGTGTAAGAACGGGGCCACGTGCCAGGACGGCATCAACTCCTACAACTGCCGCTGCCCAGAGCCCCCGCCCGGTGGGGACCCCTGGGGCGGCCTCGAATGTGAGGTCACCCTGGTGGGCTGCCGGCAGCATGTGTGCCAACACGGTGCCGGCTGTAAGCCCACACTGGGAGAAGAAGGCCGACACGGCTACATCTGCCTCTGCCCCTTGGGCTGGGCCGGCGACGTCTGCAACACTTCCACCAGCTTCTCCTTCGCCGCGGCGTCCAGCTACGTCCAAATCCAGCTGCCTTCGGACCACGGCCGCATCGGACCGCCAGCTGATCCCGTTGCAAAGAACCATGTCCAGCTGCTGCAAATGCAGCTCCGCTTCCGCACCACGTTGCCCAGCATGGTGCTCCTCTACCGGGGCGACGCCGCCAGCTCCGTCTCCCTGGAGCTGGTGGACGGCCGGCTGCTGGCGGTGGTCCGCTCTGGGGCGGTGCTGCAGGTCATCCACCCTCTGCTGCTGAACGACGGAGACTGGCACCAggccagcgtgacggtggacGGCGGGCTGCAGCTGGTGGTCCAAGGGCCGCTCTGCCCGACAGAGGGAGGGTGCGCCGTGGAGCAGGGAGCCCTGAacgacctcctcttcctccagcccAGCTCATTCCAGCAGCTGTACGTTggaggagggctggaggagAACATCCGCCATACGGCGAGTGGGCAGGGCTTTGTGGGCTGCATGGACGACCTCCGTGTGGAAGGGAGACGCCTGATGCCTGAAGACCTGAGCCGGGAGGACAACCACGGCATGGAGCCGGGCTGCAACAAAAAAGACGTTTGCACCAAGGACGCCTGCATGGGCAGAGGGAGGTGTGTGGACATGTGGGTGAGGCCCAGCTGTGACTGCCACCGACCCTACTATGGAGACCGCTGTGAGGAAGGTAGGGGCTCGGCGACACATGCAAGAAAACGCATGGACATGTTCAttgaattataataataatatggttCATCGTTTGTGGTTCTATACCTGGTCTCTTTGAGGCGGAAAATATCGAATATCTACTAGTGCAGTACAGAATGTATGTGACTGCCCAACAGGTTGAGTTGGTGTCTGGTTCCTTTTTAACGCCCTCCCTTCTGGTGCCCAGAGTTCTCCTCGGGGACCTTTGGTCGTGAGCAGACAACCAGCCACGCCTCCTTCGTCATTACGGAGACGCACGGCGACAACTTCACCGTCTCCTTCCTGGTGCGCACCCTCCGGCCGGctgggctgctgctgcagctgcggCGCGACGGCCGGCCCTACCTGACGGTGTACCTGAAGGAGGGCGGGGTGGCGCTCTACAGCCCCCACACCACGCTGCTGTCCGAGGCCGGCTTCGTGGCCGACGGCCTCCGGCACCTGGTGAGTCTGGAACTGCGCTACGGTAACGTGGTGTTCCCTCGGGCGGGGAACCACCGCGCCCTGGGTAACGTGAGCCTGCAGGCCGGAGATGTGGCCCTCGTAGGGGGGCCTCTCGCTGGGGACCAGGACACGGCCACCTCCTGGGGGGGGCACTTCAAGGGCTGCCTGCAGGACATGCGTCTGGACCACAAGTATCTGGAGATGGGCTCTGGTCCCCCTTCAGATGAGGTGTACCCCATCGCTGAGGAACAGGACGTATTGGAGGGATGTCACAGTGATGAGACATGCAAGGTGAATGCTTTTATTATTGAGTCATTTAGTGGGAGCCTATATCCAAATAGACTGGAGTTTTCAACTAGATTCCAGCGAAATACACAATGGAAGCCACGTCTGTTATCAACCAATGTTGGTTTTGTGTATTCAATAATGAATCCATACATGGTCTCTctatttcccccctctctccctctgcggTTCTCATCCCAAGAGCGAGCCCTGTTTGAACGGAGGGCTGTGTGAAGTGACTTGGAATGACTTCTTCTGCTCTTGTCCGGAGAACTACTCTGGACGTCTGTGCGAGACACGCCTTTGGTGCGTGGAGAAGCCCTGTCCCAGCGGGGGGCGCTGTGTGAACCTGCCCGACGGCTACGAGTGTAAATACATCTCTCTTTTAGTTTAGAACTAGAATATATATTCTACAAGAACATAGCATGAAGCCCAAGATGATGAAGGTAGACACTGGGTGCTTAAACCACGGGATTTGGTCAGAGGAAATCCTGACAATATCTGCGGTTTACTGACCTGTGGGactaacaataaaaatatatatatattgtataaaagaATGGTTTGAAAGGTCTCAAAAAGGATTGCATATACGATGATCTTACGGGATTATAAGTGTGACCACTGTGTCGTTGGTCAAGTCGTTGGTCTCATCAACATGTTTCTCTTCTCCCTCAGGTCTGAGCGAAGCGTCCTTCCAGGACAACGCGCTGCTCTACAGCGTCAACCACACACTGGCCGACCCCGTCACCAGCGTCACGGTGCTGCTCCGCACGCGGGAGCGGAACGGCGTGGTGCTGCGTGCCAGCGGCCACGCTGAGGTCTTCTGCCTCGGGCTGCTGGACTCCTACTTGCTGGTCAAGCTGCACACCGCGGCCAGCCACCAGCTCCTGGCCTTCACCAGCGAGACCCCCATCTCAGACGGGGCCTGGCACCACGTCCACCTGGCCATGGCCGACCCGGGCCAGCCCACCTCCACCTGGAGCCTCAGTGTGGACGGGCGGCGGGATGGGGACTGGGCAAGCGGCCGGCGTGTGGGCGGGAACCTCAACTTCCTGAACCACAGCGAGGTGTGGCTGGCGGAGAACTTCACGGGCTGCCTGGGAGAGGTGCGGGTCGGGGGGGTGTACCTGCCTCTGCTGGGGGCGCCGGACCCACCGCAGGCTGCCCGCTTCTCAAGGCGGGCGGGAAACCGTGAGCCGGCTGAGGGTTGCCGCGGTGATCCAGTGTGCGAGTCCCAGCCCTGCCTCCACCAGGGCGTGTGCCAGGACCAGTTCCAACGCTTCAActgcagctgcagccccggCTGGGAGGGGGAGCTGTGCGGGGAGGAGACCGATGAGTGCACCTCCACGCCCTGCGTTCATGGGACCTGCGTGGACCTGCTGGCCAACTACCGCTGCCAGTGCCACCCGGGATACCTGGGCAAGGACTGCCGGGAGGAAGTAGACAACTGTCTGGAGTTCAGCTGCCAGAACGGAGGCCTCTGCCAGGAACCTACTAGAACCTGCTCCTGTCCTGCAGGGTTCGTGGGCAAACGGTGTCAGTGAGTACTGCTGCAAGGTGCTGGGGGGAGGAGTCGGGTAGGGGGGGGCTTGGTGGACCACATATGTGGTCTTTATGGGTTGGTTTTGGTATATGAAAAATGTGAGCATGTGTGAGTAACAGAGCTAATACCCAGTGTGGTTGGTTGATtttaaccctgcgttcacaccaaaagatgcaaaaagttgacgcgcggcacgatcccattcaaagtgaatgtagagacgcgttgccgcgtcaaaatctgatttgcagcgcagcatgcccgtgcccgctgccgggcacgggcggcgggcgcgttcacgtattttgcggcgcgtcaaatgctgctcgagttgaaatatttcaacttttcggcagcaaacgcgtgatgacagccaatcagcgttcaacagcgttgccactgaggcgttgccactgagtgacatgccgtaacagccaatcagtgttactcccttggagtgacctagagttcactaccgttacatttatttagtaactctaaaaaacccacaaatcagcattctgtagtgtagttgtgtttacagttaaactaaactatgagtatgctaaagggctggaataacaaccccaaacaaaacccagttgagtgccaggcagcaccagccttccaggctccgaatgctctcatgaacccataaacgacgggcattccgacgtctctccctcttccacaacaggtaaagacatgcaatgctcgtaatgtcggccatggttgtgaatgaattcagaagcaccgcgggcaaaacttgccgtgccgcgaaacttcccgcgcagcaaaagttttgcggcgccgcaaaacttcggcggcaacgcgttcgggcagcaaatgcatcctttggtgtgaacgcagggtaagaAGCTGAGCATCCTGAAAATGTTGCTATTTATGTCACCACAGATTATGCTGTTTATACATCTTTACTCTCTCAATGTTACAAATCAACAGAGTTCATTATGCTCCCAGTTTGTTTCTTAGGCAAACACAAAATATCAATGGAAAACATTCAAATGGAAAATATATAGAAAAACATATGGTATGCACAAAACAACCACATTTTTGCCGTAACATTTTATCAACTaaacaatatttattatatatttatttttcattatatctattatttttgtaaatttgtctattttaaatattaaaacCCACATACCACCCACAGTAGCCCACACACTGGCATGTGTGTTTAGGATCCTCCTGTGTCTTTGCCCTCCTTTACTTTCTACTTTCACACTTAATTAAAAGTGACGGCTAGATTACTATCCCAAGGTTAGAAAAACAATGTGACTGCCCTCCTCTTAACCACTTAGTCTTCGGGCCATTTTTGTAATGACATGCTTGGTCTCTTTGGAAAGCTGAGAACCGTTAGAATTTGATGACATTATAAGAATAACTGTATAATGTACTCTCACAGTGCTGGGAAGActacaatattgtttttccttCCGGCCGGTTACACACAACTCCAAAACCAAGCTGATTGTAGTACCCTGGGTAACTCCATATCCCTTGGAACCCCCCTACTGAGCCCTAGCCCTAGGTCTTGTGATgctttgtgtaaaagcagatcaacaaagcataaaaGATGAAGCCTCCAGCTCCTTTTATGGAATGATATATCCATTCGTTCTGGTCAGGGTCCTTTTGTAGACTCCAAAAAAGACCTTTGGCTACCCAAAATGCATACTGTAAACAAAAGTGAACCCAAACATGTAGAAGCATAGTCTTGGTCTCAAATGAAAGGTTGCCCTCTGGGCTTCCTTGTGAACCATTTAGATAGCATACCAGATGTTCTGATATGTAATGAGACAGGTATAATCACACAAAAATCAAATTTTTAGCTATCCGACTCTGGGGAAGAGCCTGCTAGTTTACGCACACCCCTTGCGCATTTGTTTTCTCAACCACACGTGAGACGTTGTTTGACATGCTGGATATCGTCAGAAAGGTATTTTCATTGGCTATTAGGATATCTAAGGCCCGTCCCCGACCCTTGCTGTCTGCTggtgtagctgtcaatcaaaatatACATGCCCCGTTTTGATATTGATCGCCTCATTGGCTTGTAAGGCTTGTAAACAAGGAAGTATTGGTCTTACAGACATGTGGGAGGGCTCTGTGTCACCGTGAGACCATGGCGAACACAGTGGATTCAATGAATCAGACGACATTAGCGGAATTTATACCCTGAATCgcagttttctacaaaaaaacataGTAGCGTTTCGGTattctatttttcggctgctttgtataagatggcttgtgcatatacacaatgtaattacactaaaataatattgatattcggTTTCTGCGGACTCTTATGAACATAtcaagacccaacatgaagtatcaactcattgctaaggatatccacaacgacgataaagttagaatgcaccaagggaggaggagggtgaggggggctattttgacctaagacactaggatattttttatctatattcgctaaacatatttattccaccatatggttgacattggatgacattcctgagattctaagctttcaaacggtgtatgacatgactataCCACTCAACTGTATGATGCCGAAAATTGACCCAGCATGTTGGGGGGGAAGGCCTGGTGTAACGAAAACTTGCCCGCCGGCGGGATTTGACGATCATGTAGGAGGACAAATTCCTTCATTAAGTTGGTAAATGAATGTCAAATGTTAAAAGTGTAAGCAGGCATGACAATCTAAATATCTTATGACAAAGCACCTTGATTTAACTGATCTgaaatgcactgtgtgtgtgtgtgtgtgtgtgtgtgtgtgtgtgtgtgtgtgtgtgtgtgtgtgtgtgtgtgtgtgtgtgtgtgtgtgtgtgtgtaataggtGGCGTTTTCCTCCGGTGGCATGTGACGCAAACACTGTGTGTCTCCACGGCGGTATCTGCATGGGAGGCCTGCTGGGGGGGAACTGCACCTGCAGGCCAGGATACACTGGGCCCAGGTAAGAGAACACATTTAGACACATACTGGGATACATACACAGACCAGAGTACATACTAGGGTACATACTAGAGTGCATACTAGGCAACAAACTAGAGTACATGCTAGGGTACTTACTACAGTATATACTAGGGTGCAAAATATACAAGAGTATGTACTCTCTAGTATGtatcatgtgtatgtgtgtatcgcTTACCTGTAAATACCTGTGTGAATCGGCAACCTGTATGTGTTTCGGTTACCTGTACGTACCTGTGTGTATTGGTTACGAATACGTACGTGTGTATATTGGTTAgctgtatttacctgtatgtgtTAGTTACCTGTACAtacctgtgtgtattagttACCTGTACTTACCTGTGTGTACGAGTAATCTGTGTTTATCTGTGAGTATGGGTCACATGTTTATACCTGGGCGTATTAGTTACCTTTGCGTAACTTAGCGTATGGGTCACCTGTCCTTAATTGTGTGTTGAGTTTACCTGTGAATATTGGTGCTATGTCCTCATCTGAGCATGTAATTCCTGATCTGGTGTGGCAGGCTGGCCGGGACCTGGGGGAAACAGGGATTAGTTGTGTGTCAGCAGGAGTTGTGTTAAAGCTCTGTTGATGTTTCAGGTGTGAGGCGGACCTGGACGAATGCCAGTCTGACCCATGTCTGAACGGCGCCACGTGTATGAACAGACTCAACcacttccagtgtgtgtgtgtgccaggctACAGTGGCAGACTATGTGAAAGCAATGTGAGTGAAACAACCATTCCACAGCCTTGGCTGGGTTATGATCACATCACAAATCATGTTGCTTATTTAGGCTATTACtttattatacattttgaaccattgtttttttcattgaaGGAATACTGTTCATTCTCCATGTAATTCATTTTATGGATTGATATAAAGAATTTTGAGCTGCATTGTATGAATTCAtggtttataaaatataataggACTACTAAGAGTAGTTTGTCATTTATTGACAGGGAAGTCTATTTCCATCTTCAAACCATCCAGGCTTTACTTCGTGAGacgtgatctctctctctctctctctctctctctctctctctctctctctctctctctctctctctctctctctctctctctctctctctctctctctctctctctctctctctctctctctctctctctctctctctctctctctctctctctctctctctctctctctctctctctctctctctctctctctctctctctctctctctctctctctctctctctctctctctctctctctctctgtgtgtgtgtgtgtgtgtgtgtgtgtgtgtgtgtgtgtgtgtgtgtgtgtgtgtgtagaagctgGAGCTGAGTGAGGGTGTCCCatggctggtggtggcggtccccctcacctccctgtGCGTGCTGCTGGCTATCCTGGCCACATTCTTCCTGGTCCTCACTGCCCGTAAGAAGCGTCAGTCAGAGGGCACGTACAGCCCCAGCTCCCAGGAGGTGGCCGGGGCCCGTCTGGAGATGGGCAGCGTGCTCAAGGTGCCCCCAGAGGAGAGGCTCATCTGAGGGCCGGTCTGAGGCTGGTTTCAGGCTAGTCAgggactggtctggtctggtctggttctgGTCTACAGCTGGTCTGGTTCTGGTCTTGGTCTGGTCTGAtcttggtctggtctggtctggtcttggTCTGGTCCGGACTGGTCTGGTCTGTtcttggtctggtctggtctggtcttggTCTACAGCTGATCTGGTCTGGGGCTGGTCTGGTCTAGTCTTGGTCTGGTCTACAGCTGGTCTGGTCTTGGTCTGGAACTCGTCTTTGTCTGGAACTGGTCTGGCCCTGGTAAGGAGCTGGGCTACCTGAGAGGAGGTTTGGTTGGCTGCAGTTTGATGGTCggcccccccgtctccctcccactcactAGTGCTTTTGACCAGACCAGCAACTCCCAAAACTCTGATGATAGTGCTGTGTGTGAATACATAGAGCTGCTAAGGACAGTTGTGGATCTTCCTAGTGCCGCCGAGCTATGAGGTACAATGgaagaaaaatatttattttgaaaaaggaCTGACATATCCCTCGATCAAGTCCCTTTACTACAGACATTGCTTGATCTTGCTCCTCTGTGGTTCCGTTTAATTGTGGTCAACAAAGTTACTGGGAAGGTTTTAGAAGGTTAAGACAGAAGTAGGAAGACCCTTAAACTCTGTGAAGTTCTGAGTGGGACGGTGGGATGGTCCAGCTGAGTTTTGATGCATCGATCCACCAAGGATGTGCACTATGTTGGTCAACCACTACACCAACCATTTTTGGTAAATCATCACTGTGTACATATATAGAGAATGTTGTTCTGTTGAGTTCACAATGTGGATATACTGAGGTATTTTAAAGACActgaatatttttttacttgtcaaaaagtttatgttttctttttctggAATTCTATGTGTTATTTGTATGGTATGTATATACAAAACTGTTAACTTTGTAGTGAAAGATATCCCCAATGTTCCCAAAGAACGAAGCTGAGAGAGCAGCTCATTGAAACCTCTAAGTAAAGATTTAAGGGAAACTAAATAAGGGAATCAGACTTTATTCCTGAAAGTATTCCATAATCAAGTCTAGGCTTAATATTTTCTTGCAGTAATGAAACAAATGTTGAAGTCAGAATTGTGAATGAATGAGACACctatgtgtttattgtgtgcttGAAATTCCACGGTAAATAACACAAAATGAATTATACTTTGACGCGATTCCAACTTTGACACTGCTGTCTTCCAAAATAGATCACAGATCAGACCTTTTGCTTGGTCTAATAATAGTATAATTATTTACTATAACAATAACATTTTATGTATACGTAGGTAGCTCCGGAGCTGCTGTACTCACATGAAGTTACTGCAGTCTCCGCTGTCTCTGCCTTCCTGGTGCTGCTGTCAGACCGCCCAAAACCTGGTGCTGTCAACACTGAACTTATTCCTGCTTTTAGAGACGGTGTACACTGTTACTTTGAGCTAGTTTATATACAAAAGGTGGTTAAAAACGAACTAAATTTGACGGAGGCAACTGGGTTCTCACTGTTCTTGTTTTGTACCATAAGAGCCTGTGTGAGAACAGCTAATGTGtgcctttctgtctgcctgGCTGTCACATAAGGGAACTGAAATGATATAGTGTGTCCAGTGAACCACTGTGATGATTGTATCTTTTAGAAAATGCAGGAAGAAATTGTATCATTAGTATCCCTGAGAGCCACGCTTACAGTGGTGTAATGTATTAATTAACACTGGGATGAGTGAGTCTTTGGTTATTTAGTATgcataatttatatatttttacacCTGAAAAGAGTGCACACAAATTGAGTTTATAAGTCTTGTATAATGTAGGTATGTTAAGTAGAACAACAATAATGTTGCTTAAGCTAGCTTCCCTAATTGCTGCTCTTCTAGACAGCTAGCCAATTGTTTCTCTAGCTTGCTAAAACAGcagttagctagctagctagatgAACTGTTCGTTTGCTGACTAGAGCAACGACTAGATAGGTAGCTCAAGCTGTTACATGTCAATGTAAACAAAGCAAATGTGTCTTTTTTTAAAGGTTTTCTTGTGATTTAACTGCTTATTGCCTCTGAGCGTGTAAAAGTTATTTTTCAAACTACCCCAAAATCTAGTTTTTTATTCTGATGTCTcgcaatattttttatacctaATGCAACTGTTGATTTTATGTTCTTAAAAAACGGGTAGCCCTATCTAGAATTGGAAGGAAACTCCTGAAAACACTGTTCTGAGATGTACACGTTTTAAATGCAACTAGATAGGAATACTGATTGATATATTGATAATGAGGACATAAACCCAAATGTTATGGTCTTAATTAttgtgttaatttttttatttcatgctCCACTGTAAGAGAAATATATAGGATTAAGTATAAGGCATGAGTTTTTTTTGCAAAACTGGTGTTCAAtgcatttctatttattttgttatctCATCATTATTAAtttggttttagggtttggTATTAGAGTTAGGGTTTCtcaagttttttttctttttcgtactctccattcccccccccaccccctattATTTCTCGTTCCCTCCCTTATTTCCCCCTCACTTTTTCTTGATTTCTCAGTTCTCCATCGGTCTTCCACACCGACCCTTAACCCGGACCCTTATAGGAAACCCTAATCCTTAATATTATTTTTCGCATTAATGAAACAAATGTTGAAGTCAGAATTGTGAATGAATGAGACTCctatgtgtttattgtgtgcatgaaattccaaggtaaataaccaaagattaaTTAGAATTTGACGCAATTCCAACTTTGACGCTGCTGTCTTCCCTAATCTTTGTATTAAATCTTATAACCAataaccaaaccaaaaaaactGTCCCTAATATAGGAAACCCTTAC of Gadus macrocephalus chromosome 11, ASM3116895v1 contains these proteins:
- the LOC132468276 gene encoding protein crumbs homolog 2-like, which codes for MELRRNRSQRTGVLLWVLLGLLCEQTEQLCESTSCHEDQNCVVLQSEAVMSRLQKDHLCLCPSTPDKPLIYMGAACDQLLEPCLLAPCEDCGGTAGTRDYTCACPLGGGGENCSTLQEVARCSNETCQNGGACLEGDVDSPPCLCPPGYSGDFCQEKVDECVSVPCRNGAICLVGKGSYNCFCVPGFQGSHCELDINECASVPCINGGSCLDEVDHYRCECSVGFKGMDCEEEVDECEVRPCLNGATCRDHVGRYSCDCVAGFQGHDCQVNTDECESGPCLNQGACIDQVNSFQCDCVGTGFTGNHCEDDIPECASNPCQNGAHCQEGVRQYSCLCYPGYEGEHCQVDVDECSLEPCHHGGECFQRSLLENYQRLAQLQGEEFSYAQAAGFICQCKPGYTGEDCSVDVDECVSAPCQNAGHCMDLVNAYQCVCQGGFTGVHCEVDINECDSVPCKNGATCQDGINSYNCRCPEPPPGGDPWGGLECEVTLVGCRQHVCQHGAGCKPTLGEEGRHGYICLCPLGWAGDVCNTSTSFSFAAASSYVQIQLPSDHGRIGPPADPVAKNHVQLLQMQLRFRTTLPSMVLLYRGDAASSVSLELVDGRLLAVVRSGAVLQVIHPLLLNDGDWHQASVTVDGGLQLVVQGPLCPTEGGCAVEQGALNDLLFLQPSSFQQLYVGGGLEENIRHTASGQGFVGCMDDLRVEGRRLMPEDLSREDNHGMEPGCNKKDVCTKDACMGRGRCVDMWVRPSCDCHRPYYGDRCEEEFSSGTFGREQTTSHASFVITETHGDNFTVSFLVRTLRPAGLLLQLRRDGRPYLTVYLKEGGVALYSPHTTLLSEAGFVADGLRHLVSLELRYGNVVFPRAGNHRALGNVSLQAGDVALVGGPLAGDQDTATSWGGHFKGCLQDMRLDHKYLEMGSGPPSDEVYPIAEEQDVLEGCHSDETCKSEPCLNGGLCEVTWNDFFCSCPENYSGRLCETRLWCVEKPCPSGGRCVNLPDGYECLSEASFQDNALLYSVNHTLADPVTSVTVLLRTRERNGVVLRASGHAEVFCLGLLDSYLLVKLHTAASHQLLAFTSETPISDGAWHHVHLAMADPGQPTSTWSLSVDGRRDGDWASGRRVGGNLNFLNHSEVWLAENFTGCLGEVRVGGVYLPLLGAPDPPQAARFSRRAGNREPAEGCRGDPVCESQPCLHQGVCQDQFQRFNCSCSPGWEGELCGEETDECTSTPCVHGTCVDLLANYRCQCHPGYLGKDCREEVDNCLEFSCQNGGLCQEPTRTCSCPAGFVGKRCQWRFPPVACDANTVCLHGGICMGGLLGGNCTCRPGYTGPRCEADLDECQSDPCLNGATCMNRLNHFQCVCVPGYSGRLCESNKLELSEGVPWLVVAVPLTSLCVLLAILATFFLVLTARKKRQSEGTYSPSSQEVAGARLEMGSVLKVPPEERLI